In Microaerobacter geothermalis, the genomic window GATGCAGCACCGGAAGTGGGAGGTCAAGATACTGGGCCAAGACCGATGGAATTGGTATTAAGTGCAGTGGGTGGTTGCACCGGAATAGACATCGTTCTAACGTTGAAAAAAATGAGAGTTGATTTTGAAACCTTTTCCATGGAGATTAACGGGGAGAGGGCCAACGATTACCCCAAAAGATTTACTAAAGTTCATATTCATTATAAATTGACGGGGGAAAATATTCCGGAAGATAAAGTAAGAAGAGCTGTTGATTTGACCAGAGACAAATATTGCTCAGCATCCAATTCTCTAAATGCTGACATAACCACCTCGTTTGAAATAAATGGAATTCAGTATGAATAAAGTATGAAATAAAATTGCCATAATATGAATGCAGTTAAAAATCGAAACAGGTGAAATGTCCCTGTTAGGAAAGAAAAAAATTCCCCTAATGAGTTTTGACTTATAGGGGTTTTTTAAACGATGAGGACTACCTGTCATTAGGACTGGGGTGGATGTG contains:
- a CDS encoding OsmC family protein yields the protein MRVEVNWNGNIQFEAKGGSGHSIIMDAAPEVGGQDTGPRPMELVLSAVGGCTGIDIVLTLKKMRVDFETFSMEINGERANDYPKRFTKVHIHYKLTGENIPEDKVRRAVDLTRDKYCSASNSLNADITTSFEINGIQYE